CACGACGCGGGCGCCGTTCCCACGGCGAACAACCCTGCGGCGTTCCGCGCCTTCTTCCAGAAAAGCATCACCGACACCGCATCGGTGGTGAAAGCCTCGGGCGCGCGGCTCGAATGACGCCACGCCCTTCACCCTTTCTCGAACCACACCACCCAAGGAAAATCACAATGCAAGTCATGGACGTCATCGCCGAGATGCTCAAACGGGAGGGCATCGACACGATGTTTTGTTACCCCACCACACCGGTCATCGAGGCCGCCGCGCGCGCCGGCATCCGCCCGGTCTTGTGCCGGCAGGAACGTGTTGGCGTGGACATGGCCAACGGCTACACCCGCACACGCAACGGCAAGCCCTTCAGCGTGTTCGCCATGCAGTACGGGCCGGGCGCGGAGAACGCGTTCTCCGGTGTCGCCACGGCGTACTCGGACTCCGCGCCGATTCTTCTCCTGCCCCTGGGCCATCGGCGCGAAGTCGCACAGGTGCCGCCCACGTTCCGCTCCTCGCGCACCTTCTCGACCGTGACGCGATCGGCCGAGGAGTTGCTGGAGCCCCACGAGATCGGCAACGTCATGCGCCGCGCCTTCAACCACCTGAAGAACGGCCGGCTCGGCCCGGTGATGGTGGAGTTGCCGATGGACCTGGTCGAACACGAGCTGGGCGACTTTCCGATCGTCTATCAACCGGTTCGCGCGACCCGATCGGCGGCCGATGAACGCGACGTCGACGATGCGGCGCGGCTGCTGCTCGACGCGCGCTGTCCCGTCATCCAGGCCGGCCAGGGCATCCTCTACGCACAAGCCTGGGACGAACTGCGGGAGCTGGCCGAGCTGACCTCGATTCCCGTCATCACCACGGTCGAAGGCAAAGGCGCCTTCCCGGAGAACCATCCGCTGTCGCTGGGCACGACCGGCGCGGTACTGACCGGCCACGGCCACCACTTCATGGGCGAGTGCGACCTGCTGTTCGGCGCCGGCAGCAGCCTGACGCGGCACTTCCTGACCAACCGGGTGTTGCCGGTGTCGGGCCGCAAGGTGATCCAGGCCAGCAACGACCCGCGCGATTTCTACAAGGGGTACGAAATGGACGTCGCATTGCTGGGTGACGCCAAACTCGTGCTGCGGCAACTGGTCGAGGCGGTTCGGGACCGCTTGAACGGCAAGCCGCGGGTGAACGACACGCCGCATCAGATCGCAAAAATCAAGCAGAGCTGGCTCGCGGAGTGGGCGGCCAAGCTCACGAGCAACCAGACCCCGATGACGCCCTACCGCGTCGTCGCGGAGTTCAGCAAAGTCGTGGACCACGACAAGACCATCGTGACGCACGACTCCGGCAGCCCGCGCGATCAGATCCTGCCGTTCTACGAATGCACCGTGCCCAACGGCTATCTCGGCTGGGGCAAGTCCCACGCGCTGGGCACAGGGCTGGGCTTGACGATCGGCGCCAAGCTGGCCGCACCCGACCGCTTCTGCGTCAACTTCATGGGCGATGCGGCGTTCGGCATGACCGGCCTGGACTTCGAGACTTCGGTGCGGGTCGATGCGCCGATCTGTACCGTCGTTCTCAACAACTCGACCATGGCGATCGAGACGCGCGCCATGAAGCTCTCGCATTCGATCTACCGCACGCGCGACATCGGCGGCAGCTACGCGGCACTGGCGCGCGACCTGGGCGGCTGGAGCGAAAAGGTCGAAGACCCCAGCCAGATCGCAGCGGCGTTCGAGCGCGCGCGCGAGCAGAACGAGAACGGACGTGCCGCCTTGCTGGAGTTCGTGACCAACGAAGAGACCGACTTCTCCTTCCGCCGCACCCACTTCAGCCACTGAGCACGCAGGCGCGCCATGCATCTCATCGACTGCTTCGAACGCGGCCATCGGCTGGCGCCGCACGCCCCCTGCTTCGTCGAGCCGGACGGCCGCACGCTGACCTACCGGGAAACGGCCGACCTGTCCCACCGCGTCTGCAACGGCCTGCACGCCGCGGACGTGCAGCGCGGCGACAAGGTGGGCCTGCTCGGCGTCAACCACCTGCTGACCTTCCCGGCGGTGCTAGGCGTGATCCGATCCGGCGGCGTGTGGCTGCCGGTGAATGCCCGCAACACGATCGAAGAAACCATCAACATCTTCGCGCGCAGCGGCTGCCGGTTCCTCTTCGTGCACAGCGCGTTCGCGGAACACTTCGCCTTGCTGCGGGCCTCGCTGCCTTTGCTGGACATGGTGTGCATCGACGGACCTTGCGCCGGCGTGCAAGGCCTGGAGGCATGGGCAGCGCCCTACGACAACGCATCGCCGCCGCCCACGGCGCAGCCCGACGACGTGATCGCCATTCGCGGCACGGGAGGGACGACGGGCCTTCCCAAAGGCGTGCAAGCCACGCACCGCATGTACCGCGCCATGCTGGCCAACTGGTTCGCTTCCATGCCCGTGGTGGAAGCCCCGGTGCATCTGGTGGTGGCGCCCATGACGCACGCGGCCGGCACCATCGTCCTGCCGACCTTGATGTACGGCGGCTCGAACATCATTGCCCGCTCCACGGACGCGGCGGAAATCCTGGGGCTGATCGAGCGCTACCGCGTCACCCAGCTGTTCCTCACCCCGACGCTCGTCTACCGCCTGCTCGATCACCCCGGCATCGAAGACAGGGATCTCAAGTCGCTGCGGTACCTGGTCTACTCCGCCGCGCCCATGTCGGTCCACAAGCTGCGCCAGGCATTGCGCATTTTTGGCCCGGTGATGGTGCAGCTGTACGGGCAAACCGAAGCCCCCCTCACGATCACCTGCCTCACCGCGTCGGAGCACGTGACGCACGGGGACGCGCGGCGCGAGGAACGCCTGGCCAGTTGCGGTAGGCCTTGCCCCTTTGTCGACGTCGAGATCCTGGGGCCCGATGGGCGCTTCCTGGGCACGGGAGAGCGCGGTGAGATCGTGGTCAAGGGCGAACTCGTGATGGGGGGTTACCACGACAATCCGCAAGCCTCGGCCGCCGCGCTGAAAGACGGCTGGCTGCACACCGGCGATGTCGGCTACCGGGACGAGGAGGGTTACCTGTACGTCGTCGACCGCTTGAAGGACCTCGTCATCTCCGGCGGTTTCAACATCTCGCCCAGCGAGATCGAACAGGTGTTGCTCGGCCACCCCGCCATTGCGGATTGCGCCGTGATCGGCGTTCCCGACGAGACCTGGGGCGAGGCCGTCAAGGCCGTGGTGGAACTCAAGGCCCATGCGGCCTGGGACGAGCAGGCGGCGCTTGCCACCTTTCGCGCTCAGTTGGGCGGCATGAAGACACCCAAATCCATCGAAGTGTGGGAACAGTTGCCCCGCAGCGCCGTGGGCAAGGTGCTCAAGAGCGAGATCCGCAAACGCTATTGGGACGCCACAGGGCGCCAGGTATGAGGACGCCTTCATGACCCACGCCGGCCAGGCCTTCGTCGTCGGCGCATTCGAGCATCCACAGCGCCACGCGCCCGACCAATCGGTGGCGCAATTGCACGCGGAGTGCGCCCAGGGTGCCCTGCGCGACGCCGGTCTGCAGCTGTCCGACGTCGACGCCTACTTCTGTGCTGGCGATGCGCCCGGCGCGTCACCTGCGTTCATGGCGGACTACCTGAACCTGCGCTTGAAGCACGTCGACGGCACGGAAGTCGGTGGCTGTTCGTACCTGTCGCACATCGGCCATGCCGCCCAGGCGATTGCGCAAGGGAGCTGCAACGTCGCGTTGATCACGCTGGCCGGCAAACCCCGCAGTTCGGGCCAGCGGACCGGCACCGAGCGGCGGCACATGCCGGTCGACCGCCCGAACGCCGCCTGGGAAGCGGCGTACGGATGGACCGTCGGAACGCTCTACGGCAATCTCGCGATGCGCCACATGCACCTGTACGGCACCACCCCCGAACAACTGGCCTGGATCAAGGTGGCCGCCTCCGTGCACGCCCAGCACAACCTCCATGCCTTGCTGCCGAACGTCGTCACGGTGGACGAGGTGCTGGCCTCGCCTCTGGTCGCAGACCCCCTGCACCGGCTGGACTGCTGCGTCATCACCGATGGTGGCGGGGCGCTGGTGATCACCCGGCGGGAGATCGCAAAATCCCTCGACCGGCCCTTGGTGCGGGTGCGGGGCTGCGGCGAAACGGTGAAGACCAGCGGCGGCGGTTACGGCGACATGCTGCAGACCGGCGCGGCGCAGTCCGGTGCCGAGGCTTTCCAGCAGGCGGGCGTGCGACCGCAGGACATCCAATACGCCTCGATCTACGACAACTTCACCATCATGGTGTTGCTGCAGTTGGAAGACCTCGGCTTCTGCGAAAAAGGTCGGGGTGGTCGCTTCGTCGAAGACGGCGGCCTGATCGCCGGGCAGGGCCGCCTGGCCTGGAACACCGATGGTGGTGGACTGTGCAACAACCACCCGGCCAACCGCGGTGGCATTACCAAGGCGATCGAAGCGGTGAGGCAGTTGCGCGGTGAGGCGGCCGCGCCGCTGCAGGTGCCCGGCTGCAGCCTGGCGCTCGCGGCCGGGCCGGGCGGCGTCCACGGGCTGGGCCATTCTCATGCGACAGTGATCATGGAGCGCATATGAGCGCGGCGTCGATCGTTGATGAGTTTGCGGATCCGTATGTGGCGGCATTTCCCGAGACCGCGCCCTTTTGGGAAGCTTCCCGTCGCGGTGCACTGGTGTTGCCCTGGTGCGAGGACTGCGGGCGCAGCCACTGGCACCCACGACCGTTCTGTCCCTTGTGCGGGGCATCCCGGCTGGTGTGGCGTCTCTCCACGGGGCGCGGCCAGCTGTATTCCTTCAGTGTCGACAGGAAGGCAGCGGTACCGGT
The sequence above is a segment of the Hydrogenophaga sp. BPS33 genome. Coding sequences within it:
- a CDS encoding thiamine pyrophosphate-requiring protein, which translates into the protein MTPRPSPFLEPHHPRKITMQVMDVIAEMLKREGIDTMFCYPTTPVIEAAARAGIRPVLCRQERVGVDMANGYTRTRNGKPFSVFAMQYGPGAENAFSGVATAYSDSAPILLLPLGHRREVAQVPPTFRSSRTFSTVTRSAEELLEPHEIGNVMRRAFNHLKNGRLGPVMVELPMDLVEHELGDFPIVYQPVRATRSAADERDVDDAARLLLDARCPVIQAGQGILYAQAWDELRELAELTSIPVITTVEGKGAFPENHPLSLGTTGAVLTGHGHHFMGECDLLFGAGSSLTRHFLTNRVLPVSGRKVIQASNDPRDFYKGYEMDVALLGDAKLVLRQLVEAVRDRLNGKPRVNDTPHQIAKIKQSWLAEWAAKLTSNQTPMTPYRVVAEFSKVVDHDKTIVTHDSGSPRDQILPFYECTVPNGYLGWGKSHALGTGLGLTIGAKLAAPDRFCVNFMGDAAFGMTGLDFETSVRVDAPICTVVLNNSTMAIETRAMKLSHSIYRTRDIGGSYAALARDLGGWSEKVEDPSQIAAAFERAREQNENGRAALLEFVTNEETDFSFRRTHFSH
- a CDS encoding AMP-binding protein produces the protein MHLIDCFERGHRLAPHAPCFVEPDGRTLTYRETADLSHRVCNGLHAADVQRGDKVGLLGVNHLLTFPAVLGVIRSGGVWLPVNARNTIEETINIFARSGCRFLFVHSAFAEHFALLRASLPLLDMVCIDGPCAGVQGLEAWAAPYDNASPPPTAQPDDVIAIRGTGGTTGLPKGVQATHRMYRAMLANWFASMPVVEAPVHLVVAPMTHAAGTIVLPTLMYGGSNIIARSTDAAEILGLIERYRVTQLFLTPTLVYRLLDHPGIEDRDLKSLRYLVYSAAPMSVHKLRQALRIFGPVMVQLYGQTEAPLTITCLTASEHVTHGDARREERLASCGRPCPFVDVEILGPDGRFLGTGERGEIVVKGELVMGGYHDNPQASAAALKDGWLHTGDVGYRDEEGYLYVVDRLKDLVISGGFNISPSEIEQVLLGHPAIADCAVIGVPDETWGEAVKAVVELKAHAAWDEQAALATFRAQLGGMKTPKSIEVWEQLPRSAVGKVLKSEIRKRYWDATGRQV
- a CDS encoding Zn-ribbon domain-containing OB-fold protein, whose product is MSAASIVDEFADPYVAAFPETAPFWEASRRGALVLPWCEDCGRSHWHPRPFCPLCGASRLVWRLSTGRGQLYSFSVDRKAAVPVVVAYVALDDGPLLMTNIVGTDPGELQIGQAVQVAFRAAPESRMVPVFEVFPQSSPD
- a CDS encoding thiolase domain-containing protein, with the protein product MTHAGQAFVVGAFEHPQRHAPDQSVAQLHAECAQGALRDAGLQLSDVDAYFCAGDAPGASPAFMADYLNLRLKHVDGTEVGGCSYLSHIGHAAQAIAQGSCNVALITLAGKPRSSGQRTGTERRHMPVDRPNAAWEAAYGWTVGTLYGNLAMRHMHLYGTTPEQLAWIKVAASVHAQHNLHALLPNVVTVDEVLASPLVADPLHRLDCCVITDGGGALVITRREIAKSLDRPLVRVRGCGETVKTSGGGYGDMLQTGAAQSGAEAFQQAGVRPQDIQYASIYDNFTIMVLLQLEDLGFCEKGRGGRFVEDGGLIAGQGRLAWNTDGGGLCNNHPANRGGITKAIEAVRQLRGEAAAPLQVPGCSLALAAGPGGVHGLGHSHATVIMERI